From a single Nostoc sp. MS1 genomic region:
- a CDS encoding peptidoglycan-binding domain-containing protein yields MSFKIEALQLPTLQKGAEGRNVTIWQRFLLENDFSIGAVDGDFGNVTDKATREYQTKNGLKVTGVVDIATYQKALEQGFAVYIAFYGNGVTRFLTYLNFGDNEVKDLQKSLTAIATLNPPLVVDGDFGNNSIRGLAEAYKKRDVNLSNDLAEQLSNATKAKLGDDFAPALDNITAYAKRLRERLSGRNWVDSFPDRNSIEDLVSPFRQKVQAFERALKEAGATISVASVLRPAERAYLMHYAFRISTNEIAAQDVPPMPNVNINWVHYNNAISIQAAKDMVYAYNIAYRPVLTSRHTRGLAIDWEITWTGTLKVKNASGNIVNVGEPCTSYENSTLWQVGRSYGVIKLASDRPHWSSDGH; encoded by the coding sequence ATGAGTTTTAAAATTGAGGCTTTGCAACTTCCTACGCTACAAAAAGGTGCTGAAGGACGAAATGTCACCATTTGGCAGAGATTTCTATTAGAGAATGATTTCTCCATTGGTGCGGTAGATGGCGATTTTGGCAATGTTACCGATAAAGCTACCCGTGAGTATCAAACTAAAAATGGTTTGAAGGTGACGGGAGTTGTTGACATTGCTACTTATCAAAAAGCATTAGAACAAGGTTTTGCAGTATATATTGCTTTCTATGGCAATGGAGTTACAAGATTCTTAACTTATCTCAATTTTGGCGATAATGAAGTTAAAGATTTGCAAAAAAGTTTAACTGCGATCGCTACTTTAAATCCACCGTTGGTAGTTGATGGTGATTTTGGCAATAATAGTATTAGAGGATTAGCGGAAGCTTATAAAAAAAGAGATGTTAATTTATCAAATGATTTAGCCGAGCAGCTTTCTAATGCAACGAAAGCAAAACTCGGTGATGATTTTGCACCAGCATTAGACAATATTACCGCCTACGCTAAACGGCTTAGAGAACGTCTCAGTGGCAGAAATTGGGTTGATTCTTTTCCAGATAGAAATTCAATTGAGGATTTAGTTTCTCCCTTCCGCCAAAAAGTACAAGCATTTGAGCGGGCTTTAAAAGAAGCTGGTGCTACTATCAGCGTCGCGTCAGTATTGCGTCCCGCAGAACGAGCTTATTTAATGCACTACGCTTTTAGAATTAGCACAAATGAAATCGCTGCTCAAGATGTACCACCGATGCCTAATGTAAATATTAATTGGGTACATTACAACAACGCCATTTCTATTCAAGCAGCAAAAGATATGGTGTATGCTTATAATATTGCTTATCGTCCAGTGCTAACTTCGCGCCACACCAGAGGTTTAGCCATTGACTGGGAAATTACCTGGACAGGAACTTTAAAAGTAAAAAACGCCAGTGGCAATATAGTTAATGTTGGTGAACCTTGCACAAGTTACGAAAATTCCACACTCTGGCAAGTGGGACGCTCCTATGGTGTAATTAAACTAGCAAGCGATCGCCCTCATTGGTCTAGCGATGGGCATTAG
- a CDS encoding molybdenum cofactor guanylyltransferase — protein MTNNLNAIVLAGGQSSRMGQDKALISVEGVPLLQFVCNIAASCADRVYIVTPWPERYQHLVLPHCQFIQEAATQGPLVGFAQGLAEVKSEWVLLLACDLPKLRVEVLQDWAASLDSVPEDAIAALAHHAKGWEPLCGFYRRRCLPQLLEFINQGGRSFQQWLHHHSVQLLSLPTPEVLFNCNTPEDLFFLQESSPFEHL, from the coding sequence ATGACTAATAACTTAAACGCTATTGTACTTGCAGGTGGACAAAGTTCCCGGATGGGACAGGATAAAGCTTTAATATCAGTTGAAGGTGTGCCGTTATTACAATTTGTCTGTAATATTGCGGCTAGTTGTGCTGATAGAGTATATATTGTCACCCCTTGGCCGGAACGCTATCAGCATTTAGTTTTACCGCATTGTCAATTCATTCAAGAAGCGGCAACACAAGGCCCTTTAGTTGGTTTTGCTCAAGGGTTAGCTGAGGTAAAATCTGAATGGGTATTGCTGTTAGCTTGCGATTTACCTAAATTACGTGTTGAGGTTTTGCAAGATTGGGCGGCTAGTCTTGATAGTGTACCAGAAGATGCGATCGCAGCTTTAGCTCATCACGCCAAAGGTTGGGAACCCTTATGTGGTTTCTATCGCCGTCGTTGTTTACCTCAATTATTAGAGTTTATTAATCAAGGCGGGCGTTCTTTTCAGCAATGGTTACACCACCATTCTGTACAACTGTTATCTTTACCTACACCAGAAGTATTATTTAACTGTAATACGCCAGAAGATTTGTTTTTTTTGCAAGAATCATCTCCTTTTGAACATTTATAA
- a CDS encoding DUF433 domain-containing protein, translating to MSLVLKSETPPLREDETGAIRVGNSRVLLETVIRAFQDGASPESIVHRYSTLSLSDVYNAIGYYLRHQDAVETYLNQREQLAQSVQQRLFSIQPDLSLIRNRLLSQQNQD from the coding sequence ATGAGCCTAGTTTTGAAATCTGAGACACCGCCTCTGCGAGAAGATGAAACCGGAGCCATTCGAGTTGGCAATTCAAGGGTTTTATTAGAGACTGTGATTCGAGCGTTTCAAGATGGTGCTTCCCCTGAGTCTATTGTTCATCGGTACTCTACCCTATCATTGTCTGATGTCTACAATGCAATTGGTTACTATCTTCGACATCAAGATGCTGTAGAAACATACTTAAATCAGAGAGAGCAGTTAGCTCAATCAGTGCAACAACGTTTGTTTAGTATTCAACCTGATCTCAGCTTAATACGTAATCGCTTACTATCTCAGCAGAATCAAGATTAA
- a CDS encoding DUF5615 family PIN-like protein, whose translation MLSLLSDENFNGDIIRGLLLRQPNIDLLRVQDVGLRKVENPAILAWAAINERILLTHDRATMPDFAYNRLVQGELMAGMFVVNDRMPIRQAIDELLLLINSSEQAEWQGVVLYLPL comes from the coding sequence ATGTTGAGTTTGTTAAGTGATGAGAATTTCAACGGTGATATTATTCGAGGGCTGTTGTTGCGTCAACCAAATATTGATCTACTTCGGGTTCAAGATGTTGGTTTGCGGAAAGTAGAAAATCCAGCTATTTTAGCTTGGGCAGCAATTAATGAGCGTATCTTGCTTACTCATGATCGTGCCACAATGCCAGATTTTGCTTACAACCGCTTGGTACAAGGAGAATTGATGGCAGGGATGTTTGTAGTTAATGATAGAATGCCAATTCGGCAGGCAATTGATGAGCTATTGTTACTGATAAATTCTAGCGAACAAGCAGAATGGCAGGGAGTTGTACTGTATTTACCTTTGTGA
- a CDS encoding caspase family protein, with protein MFDWNPYLESIRDKYAQWWESYTITDVVGKNPNKLVGKPNLLNLQASIITADPVQTDRQLLPEAKEEKEVLNVLEGLQKYAAEHILLIGRPGSGKSTALVRLLLEFARFGEANSTQHPQGKQNEVIPTTTNNFQIPVLVELRYYETSILDLITAFLNRHYPSLSIDTETVKTLLRQGQFLLLIDGVNELPSPEAQRNLQKFRLDYEKTTPMVFTTRDLGVGGDLAITKKLEMQPLTEAQMADFVRKYLPETGEQMLQQLGGRLKEFGETPLLLLMLCSVFASNNNQIPPNLGSMFRLFTETYDNKLKQDIPVSQESRRWWKRLLQHLAWVMMNSPQTKSKGFRELNQNEKTEFLVAIPRQQAEEIFTEFLAGKVNCAADCAIAWLNDLLKHHLIQIGADNKIEFRHQLIQEYYAAESLLQKVEKLTDDELQWDYLNYLKWTEPAALMMGLIDVSALALRVVKLALKVDWQLGARLAGKVKLKWQKKTVGLIIDLNLPQLLQIRLLGISQSDAAVSSLIDILNNEDTAFFEDTILALVAIGSKKAMESLVEFIKDEYDYEDIFIWDDNTISLEDIDSWDKILNIFQISKYDLTYRNKYIFKTSLGDSNETIGEQAITSRNIQYLLNPNNQREYFYISNEENINYEVLISEILDEVKNDNREIRNHTYLRLSKISSRKAINILVQALKNEDDNLILHRLSATLRNLVSEPDIPVLIQLLQHHHFIVRLNAVCALGKIGCDSVIPGLMIALQDKSEDVRSDSALAIGDIGSDVASPGLIALMKKQYAPNLIRALERIQQRRKYYKPRPKFTMSNILSHNYALLIGVGECEEAKLSLPVTVKDIQALKTLLTDQNVCGYIDNDQHLCLLHDATATSENILNGLNWLKQQAENDPEATIFIYYSGHGFLDESGDYYLIPHETDRVDIPNTALSAKQFNTALQQIPAKRLLVTIDSCHAQGMASSKEGANKRSILPKGFTQTALPKNIIDELKQGTGKVVFTSSTGNQLSWIRPDKEMSVYTYHLLEALQGAANQLGDEVVRVSHLMNYLGKTVAESARDLCKAEQTPFFDFATEDFPVALLRGGKGLAPAGWDKQEAKEKIEGIYNNFNISNNKVDKMFNIGKIEGGTIHVN; from the coding sequence GTGTTTGACTGGAACCCTTATCTAGAATCGATTAGGGACAAATACGCTCAATGGTGGGAAAGTTACACCATAACGGATGTTGTGGGTAAAAACCCTAACAAACTAGTGGGAAAGCCCAATTTGTTGAACTTGCAGGCAAGCATAATTACAGCAGATCCAGTTCAAACAGACAGACAACTATTACCAGAAGCAAAGGAAGAAAAGGAAGTTTTAAATGTTCTGGAAGGTTTGCAGAAATATGCAGCAGAACACATACTTTTAATTGGTCGTCCAGGTTCAGGAAAATCAACAGCTTTGGTACGGTTGTTATTGGAATTTGCCAGATTTGGCGAAGCTAACTCCACACAGCATCCTCAAGGGAAACAGAACGAAGTCATTCCCACAACTACAAACAACTTCCAAATTCCCGTGCTTGTGGAACTTCGTTATTATGAAACCTCCATCCTTGACTTGATTACAGCCTTTCTCAATCGCCATTACCCCAGTTTAAGCATTGACACCGAAACCGTAAAAACATTATTGCGACAAGGGCAATTTTTACTCCTTATAGATGGTGTGAACGAATTACCATCACCAGAAGCACAGCGAAATTTACAAAAGTTTCGTCTAGATTATGAGAAAACCACCCCAATGGTTTTTACAACAAGAGATTTAGGGGTGGGTGGTGATTTGGCAATTACTAAAAAGCTGGAGATGCAACCCCTAACAGAAGCACAGATGGCGGATTTTGTGCGAAAGTATCTTCCTGAAACTGGGGAACAAATGCTGCAACAGTTGGGGGGGAGGTTAAAGGAGTTTGGCGAAACGCCGTTGCTGTTATTGATGCTGTGTTCGGTATTTGCCAGCAATAACAATCAAATACCGCCAAATTTGGGTTCGATGTTTCGTCTGTTTACAGAAACTTATGACAATAAACTCAAGCAGGATATTCCTGTTTCCCAGGAGTCACGACGTTGGTGGAAGCGGTTATTGCAGCATTTAGCCTGGGTGATGATGAACTCTCCTCAAACTAAAAGTAAGGGATTTAGGGAGTTAAATCAGAATGAGAAAACCGAATTTCTCGTAGCCATACCCCGACAGCAAGCCGAGGAAATATTCACCGAATTTCTTGCAGGTAAAGTTAATTGTGCCGCAGATTGTGCTATTGCTTGGTTGAATGATTTGCTTAAACATCATTTAATTCAAATTGGTGCAGATAATAAAATTGAGTTTCGTCATCAATTAATTCAAGAATATTATGCAGCAGAAAGCTTGTTGCAGAAAGTAGAAAAGCTCACTGATGACGAATTGCAGTGGGATTACTTGAATTACTTAAAATGGACAGAACCAGCAGCTTTAATGATGGGATTAATAGATGTCTCTGCGCTTGCCTTGCGTGTAGTCAAGTTAGCATTAAAGGTTGATTGGCAGTTAGGAGCTAGATTAGCAGGTAAAGTTAAATTAAAGTGGCAGAAAAAAACTGTTGGTTTGATTATTGATTTGAATCTACCGCAATTATTGCAAATTCGTCTGTTAGGAATTAGTCAGTCTGACGCAGCAGTATCTTCATTAATAGATATATTAAATAATGAAGATACTGCTTTTTTTGAAGATACGATATTAGCTTTAGTTGCAATTGGTTCAAAAAAAGCAATGGAGTCATTAGTTGAATTTATAAAAGATGAATACGACTATGAAGATATATTTATTTGGGATGATAATACAATTTCTTTGGAAGATATAGATTCTTGGGACAAAATATTAAATATATTTCAAATCTCAAAATATGATCTAACTTATAGAAACAAATATATTTTTAAGACAAGCCTTGGAGATAGCAATGAAACTATCGGAGAACAGGCGATTACATCTAGAAATATTCAATATTTATTAAATCCAAACAATCAAAGGGAATATTTTTATATAAGTAACGAAGAAAATATTAATTATGAGGTATTAATATCTGAAATACTGGACGAAGTAAAAAACGACAATCGTGAAATTAGAAACCACACTTACTTAAGATTAAGCAAGATTAGTTCTAGAAAAGCAATAAATATACTAGTCCAAGCTCTAAAAAACGAAGATGATAACTTGATTCTTCATCGGCTTTCTGCAACTTTGAGAAATTTAGTTTCTGAACCAGATATACCTGTATTGATTCAACTGCTCCAACATCATCATTTTATAGTTCGTTTAAATGCTGTCTGTGCTTTAGGGAAAATAGGTTGTGATTCTGTAATACCAGGTTTAATGATAGCTCTACAAGATAAATCAGAGGATGTTCGTTCTGATTCAGCCTTGGCTATTGGTGATATTGGCTCTGATGTTGCAAGTCCTGGATTAATTGCACTAATGAAAAAGCAATATGCGCCTAATTTAATCAGGGCGCTTGAAAGAATTCAACAGCGCCGAAAATACTACAAACCTAGACCTAAATTTACTATGTCCAACATCCTCTCTCATAACTACGCCTTACTCATCGGTGTAGGCGAATGCGAAGAAGCTAAATTATCCTTACCCGTCACAGTTAAAGACATTCAAGCCCTAAAAACTCTCCTCACTGACCAGAATGTATGCGGCTATATTGATAATGATCAACATCTATGTTTACTGCACGATGCAACAGCAACCAGCGAAAATATTTTAAATGGTTTAAACTGGCTCAAACAACAAGCCGAAAATGACCCAGAAGCCACTATATTTATTTATTATTCCGGTCATGGTTTTTTAGATGAATCGGGAGATTACTATCTTATTCCCCACGAAACAGACCGTGTAGATATTCCCAATACAGCTTTATCTGCAAAACAGTTTAACACTGCATTACAACAAATCCCAGCAAAAAGATTATTAGTCACTATTGATAGCTGTCACGCTCAAGGTATGGCATCGTCCAAGGAAGGAGCAAACAAGCGTTCTATCCTACCAAAAGGTTTTACGCAAACCGCTTTACCCAAAAATATAATTGACGAACTCAAACAAGGTACAGGAAAGGTAGTGTTCACCTCCTCCACAGGAAATCAATTATCGTGGATACGTCCAGATAAAGAAATGAGTGTCTACACCTACCATCTCCTCGAAGCATTACAAGGTGCTGCTAATCAACTAGGGGATGAAGTAGTACGAGTTTCCCATTTAATGAATTATTTAGGCAAAACCGTTGCCGAAAGCGCCAGAGATTTATGCAAAGCCGAACAAACACCATTTTTTGACTTTGCAACCGAGGATTTCCCTGTAGCTTTGTTGCGTGGCGGTAAGGGTTTAGCACCCGCAGGATGGGATAAACAGGAAGCAAAGGAAAAGATAGAGGGAATTTATAATAATTTTAATATTAGTAATAACAAGGTTGATAAGATGTTCAACATAGGAAAAATAGAGGGTGGTACAATCCACGTAAATTAA
- a CDS encoding nucleotidyltransferase family protein: MGIEELLLPFKEEILRITTKYGAYNVRVFGSVARGQARLDSDIDFLVELEPQRTLLDQIALIQSLEQLLGRKVDVTEPETLHDLIRDKVLREAVML; this comes from the coding sequence ATGGGTATTGAAGAATTACTATTACCATTCAAAGAAGAAATCTTGAGAATAACAACTAAGTACGGAGCGTATAATGTCCGGGTGTTTGGTTCTGTGGCTAGAGGACAGGCCAGGCTAGACAGTGATATAGATTTTTTGGTAGAACTGGAACCACAACGAACGCTTTTAGACCAAATTGCTTTGATACAATCACTAGAACAATTACTCGGACGCAAAGTAGATGTAACTGAACCAGAAACTCTACATGATTTAATTAGAGATAAAGTATTGCGCGAAGCTGTGATGTTATGA
- a CDS encoding DUF86 domain-containing protein, with product MRDDRLYLSNILECIERIESYTQDGKQAFLQTTIIQDAVIRNFEIIGEATKRLSPEIRAAYPDVPWQQVAGFRDILIHDYLKVNLNRVWGVIEQNLPQLKTTVESILQN from the coding sequence ATGAGAGATGATCGTCTTTACTTGAGTAACATCTTAGAATGTATCGAGCGCATTGAATCTTATACCCAGGATGGCAAACAAGCATTTTTGCAAACCACGATAATTCAAGATGCAGTAATCAGAAATTTTGAGATTATAGGGGAAGCAACCAAGCGGTTATCTCCAGAAATTAGAGCAGCTTATCCTGATGTACCTTGGCAACAAGTAGCTGGTTTTAGAGATATACTAATTCATGATTATTTAAAGGTAAACTTAAATCGAGTTTGGGGCGTGATTGAACAAAATTTACCTCAACTTAAGACAACTGTTGAGTCTATTTTGCAGAATTGA
- a CDS encoding VOC family protein: MNKPPVLGNITPIIPAGGDIEKSITFYKEQLGFTTLYKEGNPVRMAIIQRDSAQIILQKNDDRHLAQQTTFRIQVDGIEQLYAEFQAKGGQMIHPNGHLETKPWSMKEFVILDVAGVCITFYEPVNI, translated from the coding sequence ATGAATAAACCGCCTGTATTGGGAAATATCACCCCTATTATTCCGGCTGGTGGGGATATAGAAAAATCAATTACTTTTTACAAGGAACAGTTAGGTTTTACCACTTTATATAAAGAAGGTAATCCGGTTAGGATGGCAATTATCCAACGTGACTCGGCACAAATTATTTTACAAAAAAATGATGACCGACACTTGGCACAACAGACAACTTTCCGCATCCAAGTCGATGGTATTGAACAACTTTATGCGGAGTTTCAAGCCAAGGGTGGGCAAATGATTCATCCAAATGGTCACTTAGAAACAAAACCTTGGAGTATGAAAGAGTTTGTAATTCTCGATGTTGCTGGTGTATGTATTACATTTTATGAGCCAGTGAACATTTGA
- a CDS encoding thioredoxin domain-containing protein: MTNRLAQTKSLYLRKHAENPIDWWPWCDEALATAKAQDKPIFLSIGYSSCHWCTVMEGEAFSDQAIAEYMNANFLPIKVDREERPDIDSIYMQALQMMSGQGGWPLNAFVSPEDLVPFYAGTYFPLEPKYNRPGFLQLLQALRNYYDTEKDDLRERKAVIVESLLTSAVLKGDANQETQESELLQKGWETNTGVITPNQFGNSFPMIPYAELALRGTRFNFASRYDGKQVTTQRGLDLALGGIYDHVAGGFHRYTVDPTWTVPHFEKMLYDNGQIVEYLANLWSAGVQEPAFKRAVAGTIAWLQREMTAPEGYFYAAQDADSFTTAEEHEPEEGAFYVWSYAELEQLLTPAELTELQQQFTVSPKGNFEGKNVLQRRQPGELSATVEAALGKLFVARYGSTADALATFPPARDNQEAKSVNWPGRIPSVTDTKMIVAWNSLMISGLARAAAVFQESLYLDIAAKAANFILEHQFIDGRFQRLNYQGEATVLAQSEDYALFIKALLDLHAAQPENKYWLEKAIALQQQFDEFLWSVELGGYFNTASDASQDLIVRERSYADNATPSANGVAIANLVRLCLLTDDLHYLDLAEAGLKAFKSIMSSAPQACPSLFTALDWYRNSTLIRSTTEQINSLVPQYLPTVAFSVVANLPDNSVGLVCQGLKCLPSAATVEQLLQQVQQSQNRA; this comes from the coding sequence ATGACTAATCGTCTTGCCCAGACTAAGAGTCTTTATCTTCGCAAACACGCCGAAAATCCTATTGATTGGTGGCCTTGGTGTGATGAAGCTTTGGCTACTGCTAAAGCACAGGATAAACCAATTTTTTTGTCGATTGGTTATTCCAGTTGTCACTGGTGTACGGTGATGGAAGGTGAGGCTTTTTCTGATCAAGCGATCGCTGAGTATATGAATGCTAATTTCTTACCTATTAAAGTAGATAGGGAAGAAAGACCAGACATCGATAGTATTTATATGCAGGCGTTGCAGATGATGAGTGGGCAAGGTGGCTGGCCTTTGAATGCCTTTGTGTCACCTGAAGATTTAGTGCCATTTTACGCTGGTACTTACTTTCCTTTAGAACCTAAATATAATCGTCCAGGGTTTTTGCAACTTCTGCAAGCACTACGCAATTACTACGATACAGAAAAAGATGATTTACGGGAACGCAAGGCTGTAATTGTTGAGTCACTGCTTACTTCTGCGGTGTTGAAAGGGGATGCTAACCAAGAAACTCAAGAAAGTGAATTATTACAAAAAGGTTGGGAAACTAACACAGGTGTAATTACTCCCAACCAATTCGGTAATAGTTTTCCGATGATCCCCTATGCTGAATTGGCATTGCGGGGGACTAGATTTAATTTTGCATCTAGGTATGATGGCAAACAAGTTACTACGCAACGGGGTTTAGATTTGGCGTTGGGGGGAATTTATGACCATGTGGCGGGAGGTTTTCACCGCTACACTGTTGATCCCACTTGGACAGTTCCCCACTTTGAGAAGATGCTTTATGACAATGGGCAAATTGTCGAGTATTTAGCTAATTTATGGAGTGCGGGTGTACAAGAGCCAGCATTCAAAAGGGCTGTGGCTGGGACTATTGCTTGGTTGCAACGAGAAATGACTGCGCCAGAGGGTTATTTTTACGCGGCTCAAGATGCTGATAGTTTTACGACTGCTGAAGAACATGAACCAGAGGAAGGCGCTTTTTACGTCTGGAGTTACGCCGAATTAGAACAACTTTTAACGCCAGCAGAGTTAACAGAATTACAACAACAGTTTACAGTTAGTCCCAAGGGTAACTTTGAAGGTAAGAATGTACTGCAACGCCGACAACCTGGGGAATTAAGCGCAACGGTAGAAGCTGCATTAGGAAAGTTGTTTGTAGCTCGTTATGGTAGTACGGCTGATGCACTAGCAACTTTTCCACCAGCAAGGGATAACCAAGAGGCGAAATCTGTTAACTGGCCAGGACGTATCCCATCGGTGACAGATACAAAGATGATAGTGGCTTGGAATAGTTTGATGATTTCCGGCTTGGCGAGAGCGGCGGCGGTGTTCCAAGAGTCTTTGTATTTGGATATTGCAGCGAAAGCAGCGAATTTTATTTTAGAGCATCAGTTTATTGATGGGCGTTTCCAGCGACTCAACTATCAAGGCGAAGCGACGGTGTTAGCTCAGTCGGAAGATTATGCTTTGTTTATTAAAGCACTGTTAGATTTACACGCGGCGCAACCTGAAAATAAATATTGGTTAGAGAAAGCGATCGCACTTCAACAACAATTCGATGAGTTCCTGTGGAGTGTGGAACTTGGTGGTTACTTTAATACAGCTAGTGATGCTAGTCAAGACTTAATTGTGCGGGAACGTAGCTATGCAGATAATGCTACACCATCAGCTAACGGTGTGGCGATCGCAAATCTTGTCCGTCTCTGTCTCCTCACCGATGATTTACATTATCTCGATTTAGCTGAGGCTGGGTTGAAAGCTTTCAAAAGTATCATGTCTAGTGCGCCGCAAGCTTGTCCGAGTTTGTTCACGGCTTTAGATTGGTATCGTAACTCTACTTTAATTCGTAGTACAACTGAGCAGATTAATTCTCTGGTTCCTCAATATTTACCCACTGTTGCATTTTCTGTTGTGGCTAATTTACCTGACAATAGTGTGGGGTTAGTTTGCCAAGGTTTGAAGTGTTTACCATCGGCTGCTACTGTGGAACAGTTATTACAGCAAGTGCAGCAGAGTCAGAATAGAGCCTAA